Proteins encoded in a region of the Methylobacterium radiotolerans JCM 2831 genome:
- a CDS encoding enoyl-CoA hydratase/isomerase family protein, whose translation MSDVIVERVGALGRLRLNRPKALNALTHGMVGEIDRALDQFSADPGIAAVLLTGEGERGLCAGGDLRSLYDNPGTAFAETFWRDEYRLDSRIAAYEKPFVAVMDGITMGGGVGLAGHASHRIVTERSRVAMPETGIGYLPDVGGTWLLPRAPGEIGTYLGLTGEPVGAADAIFCRLADVMVPSARLPNLIDDLLALDPDAGQEGVRDVIARSAQDAGPAPLVAHRAVIDRCFSFDMVDEILSALEADGSDFAATTRATLLTKAPSSLVLTLCLLRLGRGAPNLEACLEREFHASLALLAEGDFREGIRAAVIDKDKSPRWTPPTLDAVDPARIARWLEKRAAPVFSDARTGPV comes from the coding sequence GAAGGCCCTGAACGCCTTGACGCATGGCATGGTGGGCGAGATCGACCGGGCGCTCGACCAGTTCTCGGCGGATCCCGGAATCGCCGCGGTGCTGCTCACCGGCGAGGGCGAGCGCGGCCTCTGCGCCGGCGGCGACCTGCGCTCCCTCTACGACAATCCCGGCACCGCCTTCGCCGAGACCTTCTGGCGCGACGAGTACAGGCTCGATTCCCGCATCGCCGCCTACGAGAAGCCGTTCGTGGCGGTGATGGACGGCATCACCATGGGCGGGGGTGTCGGGCTCGCGGGCCACGCATCGCACCGGATCGTCACCGAGCGCTCCCGCGTCGCCATGCCGGAAACCGGCATCGGCTACCTGCCGGATGTCGGCGGGACGTGGCTGCTGCCGCGCGCGCCCGGCGAGATCGGCACCTATCTCGGCCTGACCGGCGAGCCGGTCGGCGCCGCCGACGCGATCTTCTGCCGCCTGGCCGACGTCATGGTCCCGTCCGCGAGGCTGCCCAACCTCATCGACGACCTCCTGGCGCTCGATCCGGATGCCGGGCAGGAGGGCGTGCGGGACGTGATCGCCCGGTCCGCGCAGGACGCCGGCCCGGCGCCCCTGGTCGCGCACCGCGCGGTGATCGACCGCTGCTTTTCCTTCGACATGGTCGACGAGATCCTCTCGGCCCTCGAGGCGGACGGCTCCGACTTCGCCGCCACGACCCGGGCAACGCTGTTGACCAAGGCGCCGTCGAGCCTCGTCCTGACGCTGTGCCTCCTGCGCCTCGGCCGCGGCGCGCCGAACCTGGAGGCCTGCCTGGAGCGCGAGTTCCACGCCTCGCTGGCGCTGCTGGCGGAGGGCGACTTCCGCGAGGGCATCCGCGCCGCGGTGATCGACAAGGACAAGAGCCCGCGCTGGACCCCGCCGACCCTCGACGCGGTCGACCCGGCGCGGATCGCCCGCTGGCTGGAGAAGCGGGCGGCGCCGGTTTTTTCGGACGCGCGCACGGGGCCGGTGTGA